A genomic window from Plasmodium chabaudi chabaudi strain AS genome assembly, chromosome: 8 includes:
- a CDS encoding FHA domain protein, putative has translation MINGRKNKNIKTKNYVINVNCYTWINNNHGLFDYESDNFYKKCFKIKCLYNYYYILKDDINVEVKNEEEISKISLSNTNLKVICKIKYTNNNYQLIPCIENIYDERNDNKNNAEENESNEHNEANKFWIIVKYLKNKTSILHENDIIKLGRVKLKVKKIITNIQQEKEYNKSISPFDEDECETAAPELEHFSRINNDGILEGGMADVNIMSNHFVSATINKNIQFPDSNTPDKDICIKCGALNDNSDGNSYALYNDMNDSEGNELDNNNSSNSLVRSENYSLYCDENNKANESDKREDNIDISDPNYMLKNHVPNELATNTGGAPKNNTQKKVNIITEKNDIPSKLLDSDYSYDNFYLNTKNNDNNNTVLNKSDDKNYSIHLKDIKNENNCDCNNVNNKEKENSKAVKFSNIEQNQDFENDRNKPNEDTKNENIDEVAKPDFINYTSNMLEKDIDDSIYGNDDDDYSIYDYNMNSKNSVNDNIGNNQTDNDVNLCKSNLQGNGNNNIFDNTIDKMKEAMKNSSYNSSNINTINCGIPSLYNCRICLCEYENEDNPLISPCKCKGSMKYIHLNCLRTWMKGRLNVRSDGESTVSFFWKQLNCELCKFPYPTYISIQNKTLELYEIPKPELPYMIIELLNDKSKGFYIVSLSNAKSARMGRGHDSDIRVNDISVSRFHALIKFFNGNFYIEDCKSKFGTLIQIRRPVFFNIRRSKFIALQIGRTVMYIYMKRKNWMFLPVCLKLPRTKDDDVSALDNFSSKLLVDNSLNISNNNFEYSLVYNPSENDPSEGDHHDHNENRNENRNQNDVNQTHPHNSPNNSNNIEINLNSTGSIHNTTVNDMPINHSNEIKDQNNCKNDENNNSPNKNSMNRNNSKNYY, from the coding sequence ATGATAAATGgtcgaaaaaataaaaatataaaaaccaAAAACTATGTAATAAATGTTAATTGCTATACATGGATAAATAACAACCATGGATTATTCGATTATGAAAGtgacaatttttataaaaaatgttttaaaataaaatgtttatataattattattatatattaaaagatgatataaatgtggaggtaaaaaatgaagaagaaataagtaaaatatCGTTAAgtaatacaaatttaaaagtaatatgtaaaatcaaatatacaaataataattatcaaTTAATTCCAtgtattgaaaatatatatgacgaaagaaatgataataaaaataatgctgAAGAAAACGAATCAAATGAACATAATGAAGCAAATAAATTCTGGATTATTGTTaagtatttaaaaaataaaacatcaATATTAcatgaaaatgatataataaaactaGGAAGAGTTAAAttaaaagttaaaaaaattataacaaatattcagcaagaaaaagaatataataaatccATCTCACCATTTGATGAAGATGAATGTGAAACAGCTGCACCTGAATTAGAACACTTTTCAAGAATTAATAATGATGGAATACTTGAAGGTGGGATGGCAGatgtaaatattatgtCTAACCATTTTGTAAGTGCaactattaataaaaatatacaatttcCTGATAGTAATACTCCAGACAAAGATATCTGTATTAAATGTGGTGCACTAAATGATAATTCAGATGGTAATTCATATGCTTTATATAATGACATGAATGACTCTGAAGGTAATGAACTTGATAATAACAACAGTAGCAATAGTCTCGTTCGTTCAGAAAATTATTCTCTATATtgtgatgaaaataataaagctAATGAAAGTGATAAAAGAGAAGATAACATAGATATATCTGATCCTAATTATATGCTTAAAAATCATGTCCCAAATGAACTAGCAACTAATACAGGAGGGGCCCCTAAAAATaacacacaaaaaaaagtaaatataataactgaaaaaaatgatattccCTCTAAATTATTAGACTCTGATTATTCATATGACAATTTTTACTTGAATACAAAAAACAATGATAATAACAATACAGTTTTAAACAAATctgatgataaaaattattcaattcatttaaaagatataaaaaatgagaaTAATTGTGACTGcaataatgtaaataataaagaaaaagaaaattcaAAAGCAGTTAAATTTAGTAACATCGAACAAAATCAAgattttgaaaatgatagAAATAAACCTAATGAGgacacaaaaaatgaaaatattgatGAAGTTGCTAAGCCCGATTTTATTAACTATACTTCTAATATGCTTGAAAAAGATATTGATGATAGTATATATGGcaatgatgatgatgattATAGTATTTACGACTATAACATGAATAGCAAAAATTCTGTAAACGACAATATAGGAAATAACCAAACTGATAATGATGTAAATTTGTGTAAAAGCAATTTACAAggaaatggaaataataatatattcgaTAATACAATAGATAAAATGAAAGAGGCAATGAAAAATTCATCATATAATTcatcaaatataaatacaataaattgTGGAATACCAAGTTTGTATAATTGTAGAATATGTTTATgtgaatatgaaaatgaagataaCCCTTTAATATCACCATGTAAATGTAAAGGTtcaatgaaatatatacatttaaattgtttacGTACATGGATGAAAGGACGATTAAATGTAAGAAGTGATGGTGAATCTACtgtttcctttttttggAAACAATTAAATTGTGAATTATGTAAATTTCCATATCcaacatatatatctatacaaaataaaactttagaattatatgaaatacCTAAACCAGAATTACCATATATGATTATAGAATTATTAAACGATAAAAGTAAAGGCTTTTATATTGTTAGTTTATCTAATGCAAAATCTGCTCGTATGGGAAGAGGGCATGATAGTGATATTCGTGTAAATGATATATCTGTTTCGAGATTTCATGCacttattaaatttttcaatggaaatttttatattgaaGATTGTAAAAGTAAATTTGGTACATTAATCCAAATTAGAAGacctgttttttttaatattcgAAGAAGTAAATTTATAGCTTTACAAATCGGAAGAACtgtaatgtatatatatatgaaaagaaaaaattggaTGTTTTTGCCTGTTTGTTTAAAACTTCCAAGAACTAAGGATGATGATGTAAGTGCTTTAGATAACTTTTCTTCAAAGTTACTTGTAGATAATAgtttaaatatttccaacaataattttgaatACAGTTTGGTATATAACCCTAGTGAAAATGATCCAAGCGAAGGAGACCATCACGATCACAATGAAAATCGTAACGAAAATCGTAACCAGAACGATGTCAATCAGACTCATCCTCATAATTCACCtaataatagtaacaaCATTGAAATAAACCTTAACAGTACTGGAAGTATTCATAATACTACAGTCAATGATATGCCAATAAATCATAGTaacgaaataaaagatCAGAATAATTGCAAAAATgacgaaaataataattcacctaacaaaaatagtatgaatcgaaataattcaaaaaattattattaa
- a CDS encoding small nuclear ribonucleoprotein Sm D3, putative — MSVGTPIKLIHEGIGHTISVETKSGILYRGTLLFAEDNMNCLLSNVTVVKQDGKQVLLEQVYIRGGSVSFMIFPDMLRYAPIFKINKSKAKTNFATIRRAMEAHARIASKGKDLKA, encoded by the exons atgtcaGTAGGAACACCCATCAAATTAATACATGAGGGAATAGGTCATACCATATCAGTTGAAACAAAATCCGGAATCCTTTATAGAGGGACACTG cTATTCGCAGAAGATAATATGAATTGCTTGCTGTCAAATGTCACAGTTGTTAAGCAAGACGGAAAGCAAGTTTTGTTAGAG CAAGTTTACATAAGAGGAGGTAGCGTTTCATTTATGATATTTCCAGATATGCTTAGATATGCCccaatatttaaaataaataaatcaaagGCTAAGACAAATTTTGCAACTATTAGAAGAGCAATGGAAGCACATGCTCGAATAGCTTCAAAAGGCAAAGACTTGAAGGCATAG
- a CDS encoding helicase SKI2W, putative: MAYLYSNLSDFWTSDDEEDGERTDEDFDEDSENNYKDDTNKNYINDERKKNNNENNEYEFEKRQDEEGLQNGWDINNTNVCSPTSATSNTNANAVTGGESALNLVDLVNDCRNELFDNISISTILQNYDINNFIHNDNLLKYCEAGVTINNESSCNEPIELNEGFNFNCYSHFDYINPPNSKPSPTTTNDKETNAMDLISAENGENNFIDMCIQNKDELNHEIKEISVKEVSNETEKEDIQEEEKNISNETMNKLEIVPEKQSVKYIRKKWVIEDNESDVSNFSKNDLLLSYDFELDNFQKRAVKHINNFKHVFIAAHTSAGKTLIAEHAIALSIKLNKKAIYTSPIKALSNQKYYEFKNIFKNVGIITGDVKMNVNANCLIMTTEILRNLLYLNDNIINNIHCVIFDEVHYVNDEFRGVIWEESIIMLPPHVQIVLLSATVPNYLQFADWVGFTKQKEVIAISTKKRPIPLLHYIYAHDSLFLIMDEKNKFYSSAFKEIYIKIREKEEAGKKGKELSGSSHGGKKKIYYSDAKNNKDNQMEKQNKTGTTNNTGDKQNDTVKGYYQYCKQKQKQRMFQNEANMKTEIQKLQALIKKLDEDNKLPVVLFCFSRIKCETYAKSMPHLNFLDNKKKSKVHLFIKESASKLCDQDRDLNQIKILSKLLENGIGVHHSGLLPILKEIVEILFSKGLIKVLFATETFAMGINMPAKSVIFTSIYKHDHLKKRILTSSEYTQMSGRAGRRSSDTHGYVYIYCSDNIPDQVQLTEMMMQKAVSLKSKFKVTYNMILKLLINKQINIEKMLFSSFLESCRALQIPLFKKDLKRKKKMLQNIKQVECVYASDLNQTAPIENYVYIDHKLKNIGLNLHKKLFDMKNSNAFVVGRIMLLNTIDLFRSSVYAVYLGCDKSSNKKKNNKVNFAQNSIFFFQNDKEENEITERFFFLFILPDFIGYGDLTNNTDSVNANENGTNNSTAVSNTNTNPEKTQMASENINMYENYKNVFACTNNKKDIKITYHSTFDTNDMNKKHFVVCSNVGIENISLITNTIIKIPNVSTNALLNNPKNLLLYTLELDRLIKKETFEPFTLTKMLKSLKCEFYSVLINQSDYLESLKKSVCYNCNLKDEHYELVCKKNDCINDIENIERNINAKSLNLYEDLEGKLNVLKHFSFIDDDNNLTIKGKIASYITLTDEITLTQVIFENVLNNLNPPEIAAVLSCFVSPEKKVEEAPDLTLNLQDVKLALTNIHSKFEEFYRVIRLKISTEEHWKLCNFKLMFIAYKWALGVSFSELLEQSEFEEGLIVRSIQRLDNLCRKVRIAFLYLGNVDLAEKTEKASLLLRRDIVFTTSLYLQ, encoded by the coding sequence atggcatatttatattcgaATTTGTCCGATTTTTGGACGAGTgatgatgaagaagatGGGGAACGAACTGACGAAGACTTCGATGAGGATtcagaaaataattataaagatgacacaaataaaaattatataaatgacgaaagaaaaaaaaataataatgaaaataatgaatatgaatTTGAAAAGAGACAAGATGAAGAAGGGTTACAAAATGGTTGGGATATAAACAACACTAATGTTTGTTCTCCCACATCTGCTACTTCAAATACGAATGCCAATGCTGTAACGGGGGGTGAATCAGCTTTGAATTTAGTAGACTTAGTGAACGATTGTagaaatgaattatttgataatatatcaatCTCTactattttacaaaattatgatataaataattttattcataatgataatctattaaaatattgtgAAGCGGGTGTaactataaataatgaaagtTCATGTAATGAACCTATAGAATTAAATGAaggttttaattttaattgttatagtcattttgattatataaatcCTCCAAATAGTAAACCTTCTCCTACAACTACAAACGATAAAGAAACAAATGCTATGGATTTAATAAGTGCTGAAAATGgcgaaaataattttatagatATGTGTATCCAAAATAAAGACGAACTTAATCATGAAATTAAAGAAATTTCTGTAAAAGAAGTTTCGAACGAAACGGAGAAGGAAGATATAcaagaagaagaaaaaaatataagcaaTGAAACAATGAACAAATTGGAGATAGTACCCGAAAAGCAAAGTGTAAAATacataagaaaaaaatgggtAATTGAAGACAATGAATCTGATGTATCTAACTTTTCTAAGAATGATTTATTACTAAGTTATGATTTTGAACTTGATAACTTTCAAAAAAGAGCtgtaaaacatataaataattttaagcATGTATTTATTGCAGCACATACATCAGCAGGTAAAACATTAATAGCAGAACATGCTATAGCATtatcaataaaattaaataaaaaggcaATTTATACAAGCCCTATAAAAGCTTTAAGtaatcaaaaatattatgaatttaaaaatatatttaaaaatgttggAATAATAACAGGTGATGTAAAAATGAATGTTAATGCAAATTGTCTAATTATGACTACAGAAATATTAAGAAATttactttatttaaatgataatattattaataatatacattgTGTAATTTTTGATGAAGTTCATTATGTAAATGATGAATTTAGAGGTGTTATATGGGAAGAGTCAATAATAATGCTCCCTCCACATGTTCAAATAGTATTATTAAGTGCTACTGTTCCtaattatttacaatttgCTGACTGGGTTGGTTttacaaaacaaaaagaagTTATTGCAATTTCAACAAAAAAACGACCAATACCATTGttgcattatatatatgctcatgattctttatttttaattatggatgaaaaaaataaattttactCATCTGcttttaaagaaatatatattaaaattagaGAAAAGGAGGAAGCAGGGAAAAAGGGGAAGGAACTATCGGGATCATCCCATGGAGGCAAAAAGAAAATCTATTATTCTgatgcaaaaaataataaggatAATCAAATGGAAaagcaaaataaaacagGTACGACCAATAATACGGGAGACAAACAAAATGACACAGTAAAAGGATATTATCAATATTGcaaacaaaaacaaaaacaaagaATGTTTCAAAATGAAGCTAACATGAAAACTgaaattcaaaaattacaagcccttattaaaaagttaGATGAAGATAATAAACTTCCCgttgttttattttgtttttctagAATAAAATGTGAAACATATGCAAAAAGTATGCCTCATTTAAACTTTttagataataaaaaaaaatcgaaagtacatttatttataaaagaatcTGCTTCCAAACTATGTGATCAAGATAGAGATTTAAATcaaatcaaaatattatcaaagtTATTAGAGAACGGTATAGGAGTACATCATAGTGGTTTGTTAccaatattaaaagaaattgttgaaattttattttcaaaaggTTTAATAAAAGTATTATTTGCGACTGAAACATTTGCTATGGGAATTAATATGCCAGCTAAGTCCGTCATTTTTACTTCTATTTATAAACAtgatcatttaaaaaaaagaatattaaCATCTTCCGAATATACACAAATGTCCGGTAGAGCAGGAAGAAGATCATCTGACACACATggatatgtttatatttactgCTCTGATAATATTCCGGATCAAGTTCAATTAACAGAAATGATGATGCAAAAAGCAGTTAGCTTAAAAAGTAAATTTAAagttacatataatatgatattaaaattgttaataaataaacaaattaatattgaaaaaatgttattcaGTTCATTTTTAGAAAGTTGTAGAGCATTACAAATacctttatttaaaaaagatttaaagagaaaaaaaaaaatgttgcaaaatattaaacaaGTTGAATGTGTATATGCAAGTGATCTAAACCAAACTGCACCAAtagaaaattatgtatatatagatcataaattaaaaaatatcggATTAAacttacataaaaaattattcgaTATGAAAAATAGTAATGCTTTTGTTGTTGGAAGAATTATGCTTCTAAATACTATCGATCTATTTCGTAGTTCTGTTTATGCTGTTTATTTAGGATGTGATAAAagtagtaataaaaaaaaaaataataaagtaaaTTTTGCTCAAAATagtattttcttttttcaaaatgataaagaagaaaatgaaataacgGAAcgatttttctttttatttattttacctGATTTTATTGGATATGGCGATTTGACAAATAATACCGATTCTGTTAATGCCAACGAAAATGGTACGAATAATTCAACAGCCGTTTCTAATACAAATACAAATCCTGAAAAAACTCAAATGGCTtcagaaaatataaatatgtacgaaaattataagaatGTATTTGCATGTACtaacaataaaaaggatataaaaattacttATCACTCCACATTTGATACTAatgatatgaataaaaaacattttgttGTGTGTTCAAATGTAGgcatagaaaatatatctcTTATTACAAATACTATAATAAAGATACCAAATGTTAGTACAAATGcacttttaaataatcctaaaaatttattattatatacattggAATTAGATagattaataaaaaaagaaacttTTGAACCTTTTACTTTGacaaaaatgttaaaatcATTGAAGTGTGAATTTTATTCTGTACTTATTAATCAATCTGATTATTTAgaaagtttaaaaaaatcagtTTGTTATAATTGTAATCTAAAAGATGAACATTATGAACTTGTctgtaaaaaaaacgattGTATAAATGATATTGAAAACATtgaaagaaatataaatgcaaaatcattaaatttatatgaagaTTTAGAAGGAAAattaaatgttttaaaacacttttcatttattgatgatgataataatttaacaaTAAAAGGGAAAATAGCTAGTTATATTACATTAACAGATGAAATAACATTAACACAagttatttttgaaaatgttcttaataatttaaatccACCAGAAATTGCAGCTGTTTTATCATGTTTTGTTTCACCAGAGAAAAAGGTAGAAGAAGCACCAGACCTTACTCTAAATTTGCAAGATGTTAAATTAGCTCTAACAAATATTCATAGTAAATTTGAAGAATTTTATAGAGTTATACGACTTAAAATTAGCACAGAAGAGCATTGGAAATTATGTAATTTTAAACTAATGTTTATAGCATATAAATGGGCACTTGGAGTATCATTCTCAGAGCTGTTAGAACAATCAGAATTTGAAGAAGGCTTGATTGTTAGGTCTATACAGCGATTAGATAATTTGTGTAGAAAAGTTCGAATCGCTTTCTTATATCTTGGAAATGTAGATTTAGCGGAAAAGACGGAAAAGGCTTCTCTTCTTTTACGACGTGACATTGTGTTTACTACGTCCTTATATTTGCAGTAA
- a CDS encoding SET domain protein, putative has translation MSALIKILENANEVGFCSRIVKLQGGKYEKNSKKDEKQENIVNRPRKWLDYFNDIVKDELKDTNSNKYDIINNNSEIIIPLLKNHINCGLLLNNPFDFKLNAKNGWYEENKKPIKETSKKDRYLNMQKGTFLRGNRIKNNKITFDDLIWDNKLKKYVNVRNQQFHKDVNNLHYAKQAYNELIHEKKKKILKKFNKNNVIEFKGQKQNASLKSHMDLKNTCPNKLGSQERDKRIRNNSFWLCGFNNCDRRNKKSNNKNVQIVDTQAYIGGNKNSCEHNYDHCTDENMIKKVFERDLSTIGYEVENEIRFQSESIKNVLIKDKYDNIIMTQDKECGKIKLVANKNIEIGDVIFIEECFLETSIELDDLWTAFNSLNNEQKTQLNYITEFININKKNKKKDIDIYHQTKNSILKKPDQNENKNRYISYQDRAKSDYENDYVLDKPSNFEEREEGNIYKHSFSNIGSSENYVPKMDTEKIKFTRIESSKADFFKRETTDDEQYINNLIKFENFTDILKNSFISPKNKNNILLFKKAYFINHSCFPNSSYCFMDNNKICFIAMRKINMYDEISISFINELYASIEYRKKKLNDIKNISCSCNRCLQIIDENRNILCSFCKYVYVKKRVDDQYKKAMETKNELLLENEKNKLGGQLVGNFGINTVGQTPKKTESVDNGNMESKEINDNIYMNKINYSKSQNKRNNLSEKMQYLNINNYASQNESLKEYKKENEVQENYKLSKVSNLENNINLDSNLLDILNTKSVEEQIGYCKLHNNNTWKCDRCIENISEYSIPLSSEALFIKEYTIIKEKINNEKCDIESIISKIEKSLLYVIAILGKKHWLYAAFNYLIADLCFSLYNNNHIDYSGYNNYSCYNVHKKSDVPSKEILLKGFKSFHNFLDFIQINCPYTIHTDLVPLVLKFLIILIYTYNYESFYDFAKSGFLELIKQKYGAWDISYISLLYSFKICCEQINNSGPQNIKILFSLAELAKMNMSTNHFY, from the coding sequence atgtctgCATTAATTAAGATTTTAGAAAATGCGAACGAAGTTGGTTTTTGCTCACGCATAGTAAAATTGCAAGGaggaaaatatgaaaaaaattcgaAAAAGGATGAGAAACAAGAGAATATAGTTAATCGACCTAGAAAATGGCTCGATTATTTCAATGATATAGTAAAAGACGAATTAAAAGATACAAAttctaataaatatgatataataaataataattcagaaataattattcctttattaaaaaatcatattaaCTGTGGGTTACTATTAAATAACCCTTTTGATTTTAAACTAAATGCAAAGAATGGATGGTAcgaagaaaacaaaaaaccAATAAAAGAGACATCAAAGAAAGATAGgtatttaaatatgcaaaaagGAACCTTTTTAAGAGGAAacagaataaaaaataataaaataacttTTGACGATTTAATATGGGacaataaattaaaaaaatatgttaatgTACGAAATCAACAATTTCACAAAGATGTAAATAATCTACATTATGCAAAACAAGCTTATAATGAACTAAttcatgaaaaaaaaaaaaaaattcttaaaaaatttaataaaaataatgtgaTAGAATTTAAAGGACAAAAACAGAATGCCTCCTTAAAAAGTCATAtggatttaaaaaacacTTGTCCAAATAAATTAGGTTCCCAAGAAAGAGATAAAAGAATACGAAATAACAGTTTTTGGCTATGTGGGTTTAATAATTGTGAtcgaagaaataaaaaaagtaataataagaaTGTTCAAATTGTTGACACGCAGGCCTATATAGGtggtaataaaaatagttgtGAGCATAATTATGATCATTGTActgatgaaaatatgataaaaaaagtgtTTGAACGAGATTTAAGTACAATAGGATATGAagtagaaaatgaaattagaTTTCAATCAGAgtctattaaaaatgtattaataaaagacaaatatgataatattataatgacACAAGATAAAGAATGtggcaaaataaaattagttgctaataaaaatattgaaataggagatgttatatttattgaagAATGTTTTTTAGAAACTTCTATTGAGTTAGATGACTTATGGACAGCATTTAATTCTCTAAATAATGAACAGAAAACTCAGTTAAACTACATTACagaatttattaatataaataaaaagaataaaaaaaaagacattgatatatatcatcaaactaaaaatagtatattaaagaaaccagatcaaaatgaaaataaaaatcgtTATATATCATATCAAGACCGAGCTAAAAGTGACtatgaaaatgattatgTTTTAGATAAACCTTCTAATTTTGAAGAAAGAGAAGaaggaaatatttataaacataGTTTCTCTAATATAGGTTCTTCTGAAAATTATGTACCAAAAATGGATactgaaaaaataaaattcacAAGAATAGAATCTTCTAAAGCGGACTTTTTCAAAAGAGAAACAACAGACGATgaacaatatattaataatttaataaaatttgaaaactttacagatattttaaaaaattcttttatttcaccaaaaaacaaaaataatatacttctttttaaaaaggcatattttataaaccATAGTTGTTTTCCAAATAGTAGTTATTGCTTTAtggataataataaaatatgttttatagcaatgagaaaaataaatatgtatgatGAAATCagtatttcttttattaatgaATTATATGCTTCTATcgaatatagaaaaaagaagttaaatgatattaaaaatataagctGTTCATGTAATAGGTGTCTGCAAATTATCGATGAAAacagaaatatattatgttcaTTTTgcaaatatgtatatgttaAGAAAAGAGTTGATGaccaatataaaaaagcaatggaaacaaaaaatgagcttttattagaaaatgaaaaaaacaaattggGAGGCCAATTAGTTGGAAATTTTGGAATTAATACGGTAGGGCAAACTCCTAAAAAAACCGAATCAGTGGACAACGGAAATATGGAAAGcaaagaaataaatgacaatatttatatgaataaaataaattattcaaaatCGCAGAATAAGAGAAATAATCTGTCTGAAAAAATGCAATATTTAAACATAAACAATTATGCATCCCAAAATGAATCActtaaagaatataaaaaggaaaatgaaGTGCAAGAAAATTACAAATTGTCCAAGGTTAGTAActtagaaaataatataaatttagatAGCAATTTATTAGACATTCTAAATACAAAAAGTGTAGAAGAACAAATAGGATATTGTAAATTGCATAATAACAATACATGGAAATGTGATAGATGTATAGAAAACATTTCTGAATATTCAATACCACTATCAAGCGAagcattatttataaaagagtatacaattataaaggaaaaaataaataatgagaaATGTGATATTGAATCTATTATAAGCAAAATAGAGAAGTCCTTATTATATGTCATAGCAATATTAGGAAAAAAACATTGGCTATATGCAGCgtttaattatttgataGCAGATTTATGTTTCTctctatataataataatcatattGATTATAGTGGCTATAATAATTACAGTTGTTATAATGTTCATAAGAAAAGTGACGTCCCAAGTAAAGAAATACTTTTAAAAGGTTTTAAAtcatttcataattttttagatTTTATCCAAATAAATTGTCCATATACAATTCATACCGATTTAGTACCACTCGTTTTGAAAttcttaataatattgatatatacatataattatgagTCATTTTATGATTTTGCAAAATCAGGATTCTTAGAATTAATTAAACAGAAATATGGTGCATGGGATATATCGTATATctctttattatattcattcaaaatatgttgtgaacaaattaataattcagggccacaaaatataaaaatacttttttcattagCTGAATTAGccaaaatgaatatgagCACAaaccatttttattga